From a single Apium graveolens cultivar Ventura chromosome 2, ASM990537v1, whole genome shotgun sequence genomic region:
- the LOC141697708 gene encoding stamen-specific protein FIL1-like, producing the protein MGASTRSVVSLNSGITTVLVVAMIAVLLQISDHQVQAQGANCSGTLSSLTTCAPFVVPGANSEPSSDCCAALQTVDHDCYCNTLRIAAQIPTHCNLPPLTCSAN; encoded by the coding sequence ATGGGAGCATCTACAAGGTCTGTTGTTTCTCTAAACTCTGGAATCACAACGGTGCTTGTAGTTGCAATGATTGCAGTTCTGCTCCAAATCAGTGACCATCAAGTCCAGGCACAGGGGGCTAATTGCTCAGGCACACTTAGCAGCTTGACTACGTGTGCACCATTTGTCGTGCCTGGTGCAAACAGTGAGCCCAGTTCAGACTGCTGTGCTGCCCTACAGACCGTAGACCACGACTGCTACTGCAACACTCTCCGAATTGCTGCTCAGATTCCTACTCACTGCAACCTCCCTCCACTGACTTGCTCAG